One Jeotgalicoccus saudimassiliensis DNA window includes the following coding sequences:
- the tsaB gene encoding tRNA (adenosine(37)-N6)-threonylcarbamoyltransferase complex dimerization subunit type 1 TsaB has translation MISLLLDTSNQALSVAVNRNSRMVAEINTNYKKTHSETLVDNIQKVLEIADIKKNELDRIIVAKGPGSYTGVRIGITVAKMLAKQLDIPVYTVSSLFVLAVSNGQEGSTVPLIDARRGHVYGAWYKIGPDDYTEIIAPQYADFTALSAEIEDAVYLLNGEERITIDIEKYTHVTPRISQTERYEKALKLEDADQLVPDYLRISEAERNWQENR, from the coding sequence ATGATAAGTTTACTGCTTGATACGAGTAACCAGGCACTCTCTGTTGCGGTGAACCGTAACAGCAGAATGGTAGCTGAAATCAATACAAATTATAAGAAGACCCATTCAGAGACACTGGTGGATAACATACAGAAAGTACTTGAAATTGCAGACATTAAAAAAAATGAACTGGACAGAATCATTGTCGCTAAAGGTCCTGGATCATACACAGGTGTACGGATTGGTATTACAGTAGCGAAAATGCTGGCGAAACAGCTTGATATCCCTGTATACACAGTATCATCTTTATTTGTCCTTGCGGTATCAAATGGACAGGAAGGCAGCACAGTGCCTCTTATTGATGCGAGAAGAGGACATGTATACGGTGCCTGGTATAAAATAGGACCAGATGACTATACTGAAATCATTGCTCCACAGTATGCTGATTTCACTGCTTTATCAGCAGAAATTGAAGATGCGGTGTATTTACTGAATGGCGAAGAAAGAATCACCATTGATATTGAAAAGTACACACATGTGACACCAAGAATTTCACAGACAGAGCGATATGAGAAAGCGTTAAAACTTGAAGATGCCGATCAGCTGGTACCTGATTATCTGCGCATCTCGGAGGCGGAAAGAAATTGGCAGGAGAACCGGTAA
- a CDS encoding VOC family protein, translating to MIKAVQYFNYSNALEALEFYEKNFDAVINTKIMASDPKFAAGLDEMGMSAEDAETFVMNAEFEVLGQRFMASSTWQHKDIDNSGAIITFVFDSNNEEELNAVTNLYNKAVEAGCRVDMKLGPTEWTRYFASFKDPYSINWMISGE from the coding sequence GTGATTAAAGCTGTACAGTACTTTAACTATTCGAATGCACTCGAGGCGCTGGAATTTTACGAGAAGAATTTTGATGCGGTTATTAACACGAAGATAATGGCATCTGATCCGAAGTTTGCCGCGGGTCTGGATGAGATGGGAATGTCGGCAGAAGATGCAGAAACATTTGTGATGAATGCAGAATTCGAAGTGCTCGGTCAGAGGTTTATGGCGAGTTCCACGTGGCAGCATAAGGATATTGATAACTCCGGAGCAATCATTACATTTGTCTTTGATTCAAATAATGAAGAGGAACTTAATGCAGTGACAAATCTTTATAACAAAGCAGTTGAAGCAGGCTGTCGGGTAGATATGAAACTTGGTCCGACGGAATGGACCCGCTATTTCGCGAGTTTTAAAGATCCGTATAGTATTAACTGGATGATCAGCGGGGAATAA
- a CDS encoding ABC-F family ATP-binding cassette domain-containing protein: MILLQLGNVSKAYGTNTIFENLDLEVKSGETLGIVGKNGAGKSTLMKVMADELTYDSGTISMPKHVSLGYLAQQMTLESDETVRDEMQKPFSHILKMNDDMAEIAAWLSEHEHTHADYDEKLKRYETIQLEFEHKDGYTIDAQIKSVLTGLQFTEADLDRRVEEFSGGQKTRLALGKMLLTKPDLLLLDEPTNHLDMATVEWLEQYLKSYDGAVVIISHDRYFLDRTVDKIYEIELHRGTLYHTNYTNYVKEKEKTHRLRMKQYEREQSEVKRLETFIEKNITRASTSGMAKDRRKKLEMMDRMDKPFIDRSSADFQFTIKRESGNDVLRLKDLAIGYDDTVLRSGLSFNVDKGDRLAILGPNGIGKSTLAKTIAKIIPELDGNIQYGTNVTIGYYDQKQAEFTSQNNVLEELWKEYPQMKESDVRKILGRFLFTQDEVLKQVNSLSGGEKARIQLAKLMLEENNLLILDEPTNHLDIDSKEVLETALENFPGTIIVVSHDRYFIDKIASRVMEIEPHKVMMVDGDYSYFQHKKKEAEFMEAPVERIDEKKENISDYEAQKQRRNELKRVKKQSEKLEQEIQELEIELSAIEDKLVAPEVFNDYEKAQELDNRLKEINEKLEVLMTEWEEAEELLADL, encoded by the coding sequence ATGATTCTTTTACAATTGGGAAATGTCTCGAAGGCATACGGAACGAACACTATATTTGAAAACCTGGATCTCGAAGTAAAATCGGGGGAAACTCTCGGTATCGTCGGAAAAAACGGTGCCGGAAAAAGTACATTAATGAAAGTTATGGCTGATGAACTCACTTATGACAGCGGTACGATCAGCATGCCGAAACACGTCTCTCTCGGTTATCTTGCACAGCAGATGACACTGGAGTCCGATGAAACTGTCAGGGATGAAATGCAGAAGCCGTTCTCACATATACTTAAAATGAACGATGATATGGCGGAAATTGCCGCATGGCTCAGCGAGCACGAACATACACATGCAGATTATGATGAAAAACTGAAACGCTATGAAACCATTCAGCTCGAATTTGAACATAAAGACGGCTATACAATCGATGCTCAGATTAAAAGTGTTCTGACCGGTCTGCAGTTTACAGAAGCTGACCTCGACCGCAGGGTCGAAGAATTTTCAGGCGGTCAGAAAACGCGCCTTGCACTCGGTAAGATGCTGTTAACAAAACCGGACCTGCTTCTTCTCGATGAGCCGACCAACCACCTGGACATGGCGACTGTTGAATGGCTTGAGCAGTATTTGAAAAGTTATGACGGTGCAGTGGTTATTATTAGTCACGACCGTTACTTCCTCGACCGCACAGTCGATAAGATTTATGAGATCGAACTGCACCGGGGCACACTTTACCATACGAACTACACAAACTACGTGAAAGAAAAAGAGAAAACACACCGATTAAGAATGAAGCAGTACGAGCGTGAACAGAGTGAAGTTAAGAGACTCGAGACGTTTATAGAGAAAAACATTACACGTGCATCGACTTCCGGTATGGCGAAAGACCGCCGTAAGAAACTCGAAATGATGGACCGCATGGATAAACCTTTCATCGACCGTTCGAGCGCGGACTTTCAGTTCACGATAAAACGTGAAAGCGGCAACGATGTACTGAGATTAAAAGACCTTGCCATCGGATACGATGACACCGTCCTCCGAAGCGGCCTGTCGTTTAATGTGGACAAAGGAGACCGTCTCGCAATACTTGGTCCGAACGGTATCGGGAAATCCACACTGGCCAAAACAATCGCTAAAATCATTCCGGAACTCGACGGAAACATTCAGTACGGGACGAACGTAACAATCGGCTATTACGACCAGAAACAGGCGGAATTCACTTCCCAAAACAACGTACTTGAAGAACTGTGGAAAGAATATCCGCAGATGAAAGAAAGCGACGTCAGAAAAATTCTCGGCCGCTTCTTATTCACACAGGATGAAGTGCTGAAACAGGTCAACTCATTAAGCGGAGGAGAAAAAGCGAGAATACAGCTCGCTAAACTGATGCTTGAAGAAAATAACCTGCTGATTCTCGATGAGCCGACCAACCACCTGGATATCGACAGTAAAGAAGTATTGGAAACAGCACTTGAGAATTTCCCCGGCACGATTATCGTCGTATCACACGACCGTTATTTCATCGATAAAATTGCAAGCCGGGTCATGGAAATCGAACCGCATAAAGTTATGATGGTCGACGGTGACTACAGCTACTTCCAGCACAAGAAGAAAGAGGCAGAGTTTATGGAAGCACCTGTTGAGCGCATCGATGAGAAGAAAGAAAACATCTCGGACTACGAAGCCCAGAAACAGCGCCGCAATGAATTAAAGCGCGTTAAAAAGCAGAGCGAAAAGCTCGAACAGGAAATTCAGGAGCTGGAGATTGAACTGTCAGCAATTGAAGATAAGCTGGTGGCTCCGGAAGTCTTTAATGACTACGAGAAAGCTCAGGAGCTCGATAACAGACTTAAAGAAATTAATGAGAAACTTGAAGTACTGATGACCGAATGGGAAGAAGCAGAAGAATTACTTGCCGATCTTTAA
- a CDS encoding glycoside hydrolase family 32 protein → MPKKLEEISRAELDDLVQAADDSKWKQVYHVQPPFGFLGAPTGFNYVNGIYHLFYEWSPDSDLTVTPDSKYIYHATSKDLVTFQNEGVKVRPDSLYDAENIFGGSLSKVFNEISYFYTGERLKSDELLTTQLGGYMNTDGKVQKYSSPLIRNFPAGYTEYLRNPYVTVIDREVVMFLGTMNREEFGRVVIYRGPSVEELRFDGELDTGYKVFGHLWEQPEFFDLNMDSVLIFNARGLDKFDTHFWNIYQSGYMIGDFERRGNYFIHDDFHEFDGGFDFYRPATTVDEDGNRVLLAWMAAEESRYPSSADRTVNAMTIPRVLTIDEDRIRQLPHPNLEKLRGEAITAEGYFKEYPTKLTAFYGEVYELIIDVLENNASMLHIYMRKNTRHETKLIYDSEQRILTLDRTFSGEEIENVDGLVRRIKLDEDLGNMRIYMDKSSIEVFINDGKYTMTSRIFPSDNATGLEMVTEFGDCRVQLTQYPLELE, encoded by the coding sequence ATGCCAAAAAAACTTGAAGAAATTTCGCGTGCAGAATTAGACGATTTAGTACAGGCAGCTGATGATTCGAAGTGGAAACAGGTATATCATGTTCAGCCGCCTTTTGGATTTTTAGGTGCACCGACAGGGTTTAACTATGTAAATGGTATATATCATTTATTTTACGAGTGGTCACCGGACAGTGATTTAACAGTCACACCAGACAGTAAATACATATATCATGCAACTTCCAAAGACCTCGTTACATTTCAGAATGAAGGCGTAAAAGTCAGACCGGACTCGCTGTACGATGCAGAAAACATATTCGGCGGCAGTCTGTCTAAAGTGTTTAATGAGATCAGTTATTTTTATACAGGCGAACGCCTGAAAAGCGATGAACTGCTCACAACTCAGCTCGGAGGCTATATGAATACCGACGGCAAAGTACAGAAGTATTCATCACCGCTGATCAGAAATTTTCCGGCAGGGTACACTGAATACTTGCGTAATCCCTATGTGACGGTGATAGACAGGGAAGTAGTTATGTTCCTTGGCACCATGAACAGGGAAGAATTCGGACGCGTTGTTATATACCGCGGTCCGTCAGTTGAAGAATTACGCTTTGACGGCGAGCTCGATACGGGCTATAAAGTATTCGGTCATTTATGGGAGCAGCCTGAATTCTTCGATCTGAACATGGATTCAGTGCTGATATTCAATGCGAGAGGTCTCGATAAATTCGACACGCATTTCTGGAATATTTACCAGTCAGGCTATATGATCGGCGACTTTGAACGCCGCGGGAACTATTTCATCCACGATGATTTCCATGAATTCGACGGCGGCTTTGATTTTTACCGCCCGGCAACAACTGTTGATGAAGACGGCAACAGAGTACTGCTTGCCTGGATGGCAGCAGAAGAAAGCCGCTATCCATCAAGCGCGGACAGAACAGTCAATGCAATGACCATACCGAGAGTACTGACGATAGACGAAGACAGAATCCGTCAGCTGCCTCACCCGAATCTTGAGAAATTGCGCGGTGAAGCGATTACGGCAGAAGGGTATTTTAAAGAATACCCGACAAAACTGACAGCATTTTACGGTGAAGTATATGAACTGATTATCGATGTGCTTGAAAACAATGCATCGATGCTGCATATATATATGCGTAAAAATACGCGCCATGAAACCAAACTTATTTACGACAGTGAACAGCGGATACTGACACTGGACCGTACGTTCAGCGGTGAAGAAATCGAGAATGTAGACGGTCTTGTACGCCGCATTAAACTGGACGAAGACCTCGGGAACATGAGAATTTATATGGATAAATCGAGTATCGAAGTATTTATTAATGACGGAAAATATACTATGACATCGAGAATTTTTCCAAGTGATAATGCAACGGGACTGGAAATGGTCACAGAATTTGGAGACTGCCGTGTCCAGCTGACACAATATCCGCTGGAGTTGGAATAA
- the tatA gene encoding twin-arginine translocase TatA/TatE family subunit, with protein sequence MAVTPVSLIVIAVVALIIFGPKKLPQFGKAVGSTLKEFKDATKGLADDDDDDDVKVSRKSEEQEKKDEPKKIESEA encoded by the coding sequence ATGGCGGTTACTCCAGTAAGCTTAATCGTTATTGCAGTAGTGGCACTTATCATTTTCGGACCTAAGAAACTTCCGCAGTTCGGTAAAGCAGTCGGTTCCACACTGAAAGAATTTAAAGATGCTACTAAAGGTCTTGCTGATGACGACGATGACGACGATGTAAAAGTCAGCAGAAAGTCAGAAGAGCAAGAGAAAAAAGACGAACCTAAAAAAATTGAATCAGAAGCATAA
- a CDS encoding MurR/RpiR family transcriptional regulator, giving the protein MFSVLSQINKRLEYMTPVEQRIANFMLENPNKVINMPVKEIAKHSSTSDAAIVRFAKRIGLQGIKELKVELAKELHTLEQEKISRVIDIEEDTHADIFDKVFKNTIQALYNTEKIVNRKRMQEAAQHMVKADNTFIFGVGDSANVGHDMEQKLHRVNINAFFTADKYLCMTRLTNAKPNDVLFVITLSGKTQEVIEIVKLAKKLGVMTIILTQNHSSIAKRNSDIALEITEEETNIQYMNMTSRIAQHIICDVLFFYVCKELGSSAYDTIINTYDMTH; this is encoded by the coding sequence ATGTTTTCTGTACTTAGTCAGATTAATAAAAGACTGGAATATATGACACCGGTCGAGCAGCGTATCGCAAACTTTATGCTGGAAAACCCTAATAAAGTCATTAATATGCCGGTTAAGGAAATAGCCAAACACTCATCGACGAGTGATGCAGCCATTGTACGATTCGCCAAAAGAATCGGACTGCAGGGAATTAAAGAATTAAAAGTGGAACTTGCGAAAGAACTGCACACATTGGAGCAGGAAAAAATTTCGCGCGTGATTGATATTGAAGAAGATACGCACGCAGATATCTTTGATAAAGTATTTAAAAATACAATCCAGGCATTGTATAATACTGAAAAAATCGTCAATCGTAAACGCATGCAGGAAGCTGCACAGCATATGGTTAAAGCGGACAATACATTTATCTTTGGAGTCGGAGACTCGGCAAACGTCGGACATGACATGGAACAGAAATTACACCGTGTGAACATCAACGCCTTCTTTACTGCTGATAAATATTTATGTATGACACGATTAACAAACGCGAAACCGAATGACGTCCTGTTTGTGATTACTTTATCGGGTAAAACACAGGAAGTTATAGAAATCGTCAAACTCGCTAAAAAATTAGGCGTAATGACTATTATTCTGACTCAGAACCATTCATCAATTGCGAAGAGGAACTCTGACATTGCACTTGAAATTACTGAAGAAGAAACAAACATTCAGTATATGAATATGACAAGCCGCATCGCCCAGCATATTATTTGTGATGTTCTGTTTTTCTACGTGTGCAAAGAACTCGGTTCAAGTGCATACGACACGATTATTAACACATATGACATGACTCACTAG
- the tsaD gene encoding tRNA (adenosine(37)-N6)-threonylcarbamoyltransferase complex transferase subunit TsaD, producing the protein MSKDIKILAIETSCDETAASVIQNGHEILSNVVVSQIESHKRFGGVVPEVASRHHVEAITHVIDQALKEAELEPADLTAVAVTEGPGLIGALLIGINAAKTFAFVHDLPLIPVHHIAGHIYAAQLEKPLVFPLVSLVVSGGHTELIYMKDHMSFEIIGETRDDAVGEAFDKVARVIELPYPGGPHIDKLAQAGEDTFDFPRGLMKEDTFDFSFSGLKSAVINKLHNYSQKGIEINKSDVAASFQASVTDVLTAKTFAALKEYDVKNLIIAGGVAGNSELRRRFTAMCEEHKVNLQIPELKFCTDNAAMIGAAAYHLYEKKHLADLRLNGRNFIDIEEYAF; encoded by the coding sequence ATGAGTAAAGATATTAAAATACTCGCAATAGAAACGAGCTGCGACGAGACTGCAGCGAGTGTTATACAAAATGGTCATGAAATATTGTCGAATGTCGTAGTGAGCCAGATCGAAAGCCATAAAAGATTTGGCGGTGTAGTGCCGGAAGTGGCTTCCCGCCATCACGTTGAGGCAATTACACACGTCATAGATCAGGCGCTGAAAGAAGCTGAGCTTGAACCTGCTGATTTAACAGCAGTGGCTGTCACTGAAGGACCGGGGCTCATAGGTGCGCTTTTAATCGGTATTAATGCAGCGAAAACATTTGCATTTGTCCATGATCTGCCGCTTATTCCCGTACATCATATAGCGGGGCATATATATGCGGCACAGCTTGAGAAACCGCTCGTATTCCCATTGGTTTCACTTGTCGTATCAGGCGGTCATACAGAGCTTATATACATGAAAGATCATATGTCTTTTGAGATTATCGGAGAAACGAGAGACGACGCAGTCGGTGAAGCATTTGATAAGGTCGCAAGGGTAATTGAACTGCCTTATCCCGGTGGTCCGCATATCGACAAGCTTGCACAGGCGGGTGAAGACACATTTGACTTCCCGAGAGGTTTAATGAAGGAAGATACATTTGATTTCAGCTTCAGCGGGTTAAAGTCGGCAGTCATCAACAAGCTGCACAACTATAGTCAAAAGGGTATTGAAATTAATAAAAGCGACGTTGCAGCGAGCTTCCAGGCAAGCGTTACAGACGTTCTGACGGCGAAAACCTTCGCCGCATTAAAAGAGTACGATGTTAAGAATCTGATTATAGCAGGCGGTGTTGCAGGCAACAGCGAGCTGCGCCGCCGATTCACAGCAATGTGTGAAGAACATAAAGTTAATCTGCAAATCCCAGAGCTGAAATTCTGTACAGACAATGCTGCGATGATCGGAGCTGCAGCATATCATTTATATGAGAAAAAACATCTGGCAGATTTAAGACTTAACGGCAGGAATTTTATCGATATAGAGGAATATGCATTTTAA
- the tsaE gene encoding tRNA (adenosine(37)-N6)-threonylcarbamoyltransferase complex ATPase subunit type 1 TsaE: MHTLKLTSLEDTKQLAEILAGQISGGTVILLSGDLGSGKTTFSQFLGKYLGVKRHMTSPTFNIIKSYNADVKLHHMDCYRLEDSEEDLGFDEYFNDTDIALVEWPQFIAEFLPEEVISINIKYENESERLVTIEGKGGRNIKIAEEVYDKFTA; this comes from the coding sequence ATGCATACTTTAAAGTTAACTTCATTGGAAGATACTAAACAGCTGGCTGAAATACTCGCGGGTCAAATTTCAGGCGGGACGGTCATTCTGCTGTCTGGAGATCTCGGCAGCGGTAAAACGACGTTCTCGCAGTTTTTAGGAAAATATCTGGGTGTGAAAAGACATATGACTTCACCTACATTCAATATTATTAAATCATATAACGCTGATGTTAAGCTTCATCATATGGACTGTTACCGTCTGGAAGATTCAGAAGAGGACCTCGGCTTTGATGAATACTTTAATGATACGGACATTGCGCTTGTAGAATGGCCCCAGTTCATTGCTGAATTTTTACCTGAAGAAGTAATCAGTATTAATATTAAGTATGAAAATGAAAGCGAACGTCTGGTTACTATAGAAGGTAAAGGCGGACGTAACATAAAAATTGCGGAGGAAGTATATGATAAGTTTACTGCTTGA
- the tatC gene encoding twin-arginine translocase subunit TatC: MADEEKEFTEHFEELRKRLLTVMYFFAAALFVGFYFSKPLIYQLQNAPWTENVQMHAFQVTDPIKIYLIVIVAIAFIIILPVIMYQMWSFITPGLYEKERSITLMYIPVVMVLMLIGLAFSYFVVVPYIIKFTFDLSAEMGIEATIGINQYFGFLFRTILPFGFIFQMPVLTLFLTQLGIITPMFLKKNRKYAYFIMFVLAAIIAPPDIMTHLLLTVPMIVLYEISIHISKIGYRRYLKAEQQQLEDELK; encoded by the coding sequence ATGGCCGATGAGGAAAAAGAGTTTACCGAGCATTTTGAGGAACTCAGAAAGCGATTATTAACGGTAATGTACTTTTTTGCTGCCGCACTGTTTGTCGGTTTTTACTTTTCAAAACCGCTGATTTATCAACTCCAGAATGCACCGTGGACTGAAAACGTTCAGATGCATGCATTCCAGGTGACAGATCCTATTAAGATTTATTTAATTGTTATTGTAGCTATTGCCTTTATTATAATTTTACCGGTTATTATGTATCAGATGTGGTCATTTATCACGCCGGGACTGTACGAGAAAGAACGCAGTATAACGTTGATGTACATACCTGTAGTTATGGTTTTAATGCTGATTGGTCTGGCATTCAGTTATTTTGTGGTTGTACCGTATATTATTAAATTCACGTTTGATTTATCCGCCGAAATGGGAATTGAAGCAACGATAGGAATTAACCAGTATTTCGGATTTTTGTTCAGAACGATTTTACCATTCGGTTTTATATTCCAAATGCCGGTCTTAACATTATTCTTAACACAGCTCGGAATTATTACACCGATGTTCCTTAAAAAGAACAGAAAATATGCATATTTTATTATGTTTGTGCTGGCTGCGATTATCGCACCGCCGGATATTATGACACACCTGCTGCTTACAGTACCGATGATTGTTTTATATGAAATCAGTATTCATATTTCAAAAATCGGCTACCGCAGATATTTAAAAGCAGAACAGCAGCAGCTTGAAGACGAATTGAAATAA
- a CDS encoding redox-sensing transcriptional repressor Rex, which translates to MSNKKKIPNATMKRLPLYYRYFKQEENNGNDRVSSKEISEALDIDSATIRRDFSYFGELGRKGYGYNVGSLLKFFLEHIQGSNVKNVILLGAGNLGSALLNYKFANIHDKMNVVGAFDSNESLVGKKINEIDIFHTDDLEAIIQQENVEVAIMTVPMEAGQESAERLEKAGIKGILNFTPIRLSTGPDVTVHSIDLGVELQALFFQMKNK; encoded by the coding sequence ATGTCTAACAAGAAAAAAATCCCTAATGCAACTATGAAACGTCTACCGCTTTATTATCGTTACTTCAAGCAGGAAGAGAATAATGGTAATGATAGAGTTTCTTCGAAAGAAATTAGTGAAGCATTAGACATTGACTCGGCGACTATTCGCAGGGACTTTTCTTACTTTGGAGAATTAGGCAGAAAGGGTTACGGCTACAACGTCGGCAGCCTGCTGAAATTCTTCCTGGAACACATCCAGGGAAGCAATGTAAAAAATGTAATTCTGCTTGGTGCAGGTAATCTTGGCAGTGCGTTATTGAACTACAAATTTGCAAACATTCATGATAAAATGAATGTAGTTGGCGCTTTTGACAGCAACGAATCACTTGTAGGTAAAAAGATCAATGAAATTGATATTTTCCATACAGATGATTTGGAGGCAATCATACAGCAGGAGAACGTTGAAGTTGCAATTATGACTGTGCCGATGGAAGCTGGGCAAGAGTCCGCAGAGCGTTTAGAAAAAGCAGGGATTAAAGGCATTCTTAACTTTACACCTATCCGGCTGAGCACTGGTCCTGATGTGACTGTACACAGTATTGACTTAGGCGTAGAGCTGCAGGCACTATTTTTCCAGATGAAAAATAAATAG
- a CDS encoding catalase has product MTNKDNRLTTLFGNPVGDRENTMTAGPRGPLVMQDPYFLDMMAHFDREVIPERRMHAKGSGAYGTFTVTNDISQYTKAKIFSEVGKQTELFARFSTVAGERGAADAERDIRGFALKFYTEEGNWDLVGNNTPVFFFRDPKLFPSLNHVVKRDPKTNMHNAESNWDFWTNLPEALHQVTIIMTERGIPKGFRNMHGFGSHTYSMINENDERVWVKFHFRTQQGIENYSAEEAAELVGQDRESSQRDLFNSIEEGDFPKWKVYIQVMTEEEAKNLPYNPFDLTKVWYKDDFPLIPVGEFELNKNPENYFAEVEQAAFAPTNIVPGIGFSPDKMLQGRLFSYGDAQRYRLGVNHHQIPVNSPKGAENVCPFSRDGAMRVDGNLGSDINYYPNSYGAHNSQPHAKQPALDLEYSSIYEHNFRDDDDNYFEQPGKLFRLQSDEDKQRLFYNTANEMTGTTTRTKHRHIYNCYQADPDYGKGVAAALGIDINDVDLENPDYFHNM; this is encoded by the coding sequence ATGACTAACAAAGACAATAGACTTACTACTCTTTTTGGTAACCCTGTAGGCGATCGTGAAAACACAATGACAGCTGGCCCTCGCGGTCCGCTTGTTATGCAAGATCCATACTTCCTTGACATGATGGCTCATTTCGACCGCGAAGTTATTCCTGAACGTCGTATGCACGCTAAAGGTTCAGGTGCTTACGGTACATTTACCGTAACAAATGATATTTCTCAATATACGAAAGCTAAAATCTTCAGCGAAGTCGGTAAACAGACTGAATTGTTCGCTCGTTTCTCAACTGTAGCAGGTGAACGCGGTGCAGCAGACGCTGAGCGTGACATTCGCGGATTTGCTTTAAAATTCTACACTGAAGAAGGTAACTGGGATTTAGTTGGTAACAACACTCCTGTATTCTTCTTCCGTGACCCTAAATTATTCCCAAGTTTAAACCACGTTGTAAAACGCGACCCTAAAACTAACATGCACAATGCAGAAAGTAACTGGGACTTCTGGACTAACTTACCTGAAGCACTTCACCAGGTGACAATTATTATGACTGAACGCGGAATACCGAAAGGCTTCAGAAACATGCATGGATTCGGCTCACATACTTACAGCATGATCAATGAAAACGACGAGCGCGTATGGGTTAAATTCCACTTCCGCACTCAGCAGGGAATCGAAAACTATTCTGCAGAAGAAGCTGCCGAATTAGTAGGACAGGACCGCGAATCTTCACAAAGAGATTTATTCAATTCGATTGAAGAAGGCGACTTCCCTAAATGGAAAGTTTATATTCAGGTAATGACTGAAGAAGAAGCAAAAAATCTTCCATACAACCCGTTCGACTTAACTAAAGTATGGTACAAAGATGACTTCCCGTTAATTCCGGTTGGTGAGTTTGAACTTAACAAGAATCCTGAGAACTACTTCGCAGAAGTTGAGCAGGCAGCATTCGCTCCGACTAACATCGTTCCGGGTATCGGTTTCTCACCTGATAAAATGCTTCAGGGCCGTCTGTTCTCTTACGGCGATGCACAAAGATACCGCTTAGGTGTTAACCACCACCAGATTCCGGTAAACTCACCTAAAGGTGCAGAAAACGTATGTCCATTCAGCCGTGACGGCGCAATGAGAGTTGACGGCAACTTGGGATCAGACATTAACTATTACCCGAACAGCTACGGCGCTCATAATTCACAGCCGCATGCTAAACAGCCTGCACTTGATCTTGAGTACAGCTCAATATACGAACACAACTTCCGTGATGACGACGATAACTACTTCGAACAGCCTGGTAAATTATTCAGACTACAGTCTGACGAAGACAAACAGCGTCTATTCTACAACACGGCTAACGAAATGACTGGTACTACTACACGTACTAAACACCGCCATATCTACAACTGTTATCAGGCAGATCCGGATTACGGTAAAGGTGTTGCAGCGGCATTAGGAATCGATATCAACGACGTTGATCTTGAGAACCCTGATTACTTCCACAACATGTAA
- the rimI gene encoding ribosomal protein S18-alanine N-acetyltransferase, translating to MAGEPVIREMQIEDLNDVYAIEVEAFKNSTWTMEAYTRELVMNKFAHYFVMELDGEIIGYTGIWLVVDQCQITTVALAKKMRGKGYSHVLIEHIKEFVKPQADVVSLEVRVDNTPAMKLYERNGFKYGGVRKNYYGEGLDAHVMWVNLNE from the coding sequence TTGGCAGGAGAACCGGTAATCAGAGAAATGCAGATTGAGGATTTAAATGATGTGTACGCTATAGAAGTCGAAGCATTTAAAAACTCAACATGGACGATGGAAGCTTATACGAGAGAACTTGTAATGAATAAATTTGCCCACTACTTCGTTATGGAGCTGGACGGTGAAATTATCGGTTATACCGGCATATGGCTTGTAGTGGACCAGTGTCAGATCACGACGGTGGCACTCGCTAAGAAAATGCGCGGCAAAGGTTACAGTCATGTTCTGATCGAACATATAAAGGAATTTGTTAAACCGCAGGCGGATGTAGTCTCTCTTGAAGTGAGAGTGGATAATACACCGGCAATGAAACTGTATGAACGAAACGGTTTTAAATACGGCGGCGTACGTAAGAATTATTATGGAGAAGGGCTTGATGCACACGTGATGTGGGTGAATCTTAATGAGTAA